The region CTCCGTTATTTTAATTGCCTGCAGTTTATCCTCTTGATTGACCGCTTCATGAGAAGGATATCGAACCATGACAGAATAATCATTTAAGGGAATAGTTAAATCCCGTAGTAAAGTAATCTCAGTATGATCGCACATTGATATGAGCTCATCCAGATCATGTGTTCTGGGAGGTTTTATATTTTTTGAATACAGATAAGCTTTAAGAAGCTTTTCAACAGA is a window of Oceanispirochaeta sp. DNA encoding:
- a CDS encoding HEPN domain-containing protein, whose product is MNIQDIVDEWIEYSKKDLESAVFLTKMQPEPLEIICFHCQQSVEKLLKAYLYSKNIKPPRTHDLDELISMCDHTEITLLRDLTIPLNDYSVMVRYPSHEAVNQEDKLQAIKITEIVSQTITGLLKK